AGCATCACGTCGTACTGCTTGCTGTTCATGTTGAAGCGCGTGACCTGGCGCCCGCCCAGCAGCGTCTCCATGGTGCGGCCGATCACATCGACCCCGACGCCGAGATCGGCGGCGCGCTGGCGGTCGATCGAGACCTTGATCTGCGGCTTGTCGAGGATGAGGTTGCTCTCGATGTTGGTCAGCGCCGGATTGCCCTGCACCTCGGCGATCAGGCGGTCGACGTTCTGCTTGATCTCGGCATAGCTGTCGGAAGAGCGCAGCACGAACTCGACCGGCTTGCTGTTGGCGCCGCCCTGGCCGAGCGAGGGCGGATTGGTCGCGAACAGCCGGATGCCGGGGATCTGCGACAGCCCCTTGTTGATCTGCGCGACCAGGTCCTGCTGCTTGCGGTGGCGCTCTTCCCAGGGCTTCAAGCGCGCGAAGGCGATCGCCCGCGTCACGTCGGGGAAGCCGACGATGACGAGGTAGCTGTCGACCTCCTGGATCTTGCTGAAATAGTCCTCGACCCGCCGGGCGTAATCGGCGGTGAAGGCCATGGTCGCGCCCTCGGGCGCGACGCCGATCGCGGTGATGGTGCCGCGGTCCTCGACCGGCGCCAGCTCGGAACGCAGGTTGGTGAAGAAGAAATAGCTGCCGCCGGCGACGCCGAGCGCCAGCAGCACGATCACCGGCCGGACCCTGAGCGCAAAGCGCAGCGAGCGGCGATAGCCGCTCGAGAGCGCCTCGAAGAACCGCTCCAGGGCGTTGTAGAGGAAGTTGTGCTTGTTCTCGTGGCGCAGCAGCTTGGCGCACATCATCGGCGTCAGCGTCAGCGCGACGAAGCCCGAGACCAGCACCGCGCCGGCGAGCGTCAGCGCGAACTCGACGAAGAGCTTGCCGGTGCGCCCGGTCGAGAACGCCATCGGCGCGTAGACCGCGACCAGCGTCAGCGTCATCGCGACGACGGCGAAGGCGATCTCGTTGATGCCTTTGATCGCCGCCTTGGTCGGCTCCATCCCGTCCTCGATATGGCGGTGGACGTTCTCGAGCACGACGATGGCGTCGTCGACGACGAGACCGATGGCGAGCACCATCGAGAGCAGGGTCAGCGTGTTGACGGTGAAGCCCATCGCATACATCAGCGAAAAGGCGCCAATCAGCGAGACGGGAATGGTGACGAGCGGGATCAACGTCGCGCGCATCGAGCGCAGGAACAGGAAGATGATCAGCACGACGAGGACGACCGCCTCGCCGATCGTCGAGTAGACCGCCTTGATCGACCGGTCGATGAAGATCGAGGTGTCGTAGGAGGTCGCGATCGACATGCCGTCGGGCAGGTCGTCGCGGATGCCCGGCAGCGCCGCGACGACGCCCGAGGAGACGTCGAGCGGATTGGCCGTCGCCTGCTTGACGATGCCGATCGTCACCGAGGGCTCGCCACCGAACCAGGCGGCGTTGCGCTCCTCGCGCGCGCCGAGCTCGACCTTGGCGACGTCGCGCAGCTTGACCGGGAAGCCGCTGGCGTCCTTGACCGTGATCTCGCGGAACTGCTCCGGCGTGATCAGGCTGGTCTGCGAGAGCACGGTGAATTCGCGGTCGTTGCTCTCGATCCGGCCGGACGGGATCTCGACGTTCTGGGAGCGCAGCGCCGCCTCGATCTCCTGCACGGTGATGGCATAGGCGGCCATGCGGGCGCGATCGAGCCAGATGCGCATGGCGAACTGGCGCTGGCCGAGGATGCGGACCTCGGCGACGCCGGTGATGTTCTGGACCCGGTCGGAGATGAAGCGGTCGGCGAAGTCGGTCAGCTCCAGCGGCGAATGCCGCTTGCTGGTCAGCGACAGATACATCACCGGCTGGGCGTCGGCCTCGACCTTGGCGATGATCGGCTCGTCGATCTCGTCGGGCATGCGGCCACGCACGCGGCTGACACGATCGCGCACGTCGGAAGCCGCGACGTCGGGATCGACGTCCGGGCGGAAGCGCACCGAGATCTGGCTGCGCTCCTGGCGGCTGGTCGAGTTGATGATCTCGATGCCTTCGATGCCGGCGATCGAGTTCTCCAGGATCTGCGTGACCTGCGTCTCGATGATCTCGGCGCTGGCGCCGCGATAGACGGTCTGCACCGAGACGATCGGCTCGTCGATGTTCGGATATTCGCGCACCGTCAGGCGCGTATAGGAGACGAAGCCGATCAGCACGACGAGCAGGCTGAGGACGGTCGAGAGGACCGGCCGGCGGACGAAGAGCTCGAACAGGCTCATTGCTGCGCGACGCCCGGCTGCACGGCGCCCGGCAGTGAGCTTGTCTGGACCGAGGCCTTCTCCTTGATCGCCACGGTCGAGCCGTCGCGCAGGCGCATCTGTCCGGCGGTGACGATCTGCATGCCGGGTTTCAGCCCCTTCACGATCTCGACCTTGCCGAGCAGGCGCTTGCCGAGCTCGACCGGCATGCGCCGCGCCTTGCCGTTCTCGATGACGAAGATCGCCTTGCCGACGCCGTCAGGCACCACGGCGGTCTCCGGCACGAGAAGCGCGTTGTCGCGCTTGTCGACCACCACGGTGACGCGAGCGAACAGGCCGGGCTTCAGCACGAGGTCGGCATTGGGGATGGTGGCGCGCAAGCGAACCGCGCGGCCATTGACGTCAACGACGGGATCGATCGCGAAGACCTGGCCGGTGAAGGGCCGGTCCGGCACCGCGTCGACCTTGAGCTGGATCGGCTGTCCGACCTTGACCTGGGTCAGGAAGATCTCGGGCACGCGGAAATCGACCTTGATCGGGTCGATATTGGTCAGCGTGATCAACTGCTTGCCGACCGAGACGTAATCGCCGACGCCGACCGCGCGCAGGCCCACCACGCCGGTGAACGGCGCCTTGATCGTCGCCAGAGCGAGCTTGGCCTGGACCAGCTGGATCTTCGCTTCCTGCGAGGCGAGCTGCGCCGTCGCCTGCT
This genomic interval from Bosea sp. 29B contains the following:
- a CDS encoding efflux RND transporter permease subunit; this encodes MSLFELFVRRPVLSTVLSLLVVLIGFVSYTRLTVREYPNIDEPIVSVQTVYRGASAEIIETQVTQILENSIAGIEGIEIINSTSRQERSQISVRFRPDVDPDVAASDVRDRVSRVRGRMPDEIDEPIIAKVEADAQPVMYLSLTSKRHSPLELTDFADRFISDRVQNITGVAEVRILGQRQFAMRIWLDRARMAAYAITVQEIEAALRSQNVEIPSGRIESNDREFTVLSQTSLITPEQFREITVKDASGFPVKLRDVAKVELGAREERNAAWFGGEPSVTIGIVKQATANPLDVSSGVVAALPGIRDDLPDGMSIATSYDTSIFIDRSIKAVYSTIGEAVVLVVLIIFLFLRSMRATLIPLVTIPVSLIGAFSLMYAMGFTVNTLTLLSMVLAIGLVVDDAIVVLENVHRHIEDGMEPTKAAIKGINEIAFAVVAMTLTLVAVYAPMAFSTGRTGKLFVEFALTLAGAVLVSGFVALTLTPMMCAKLLRHENKHNFLYNALERFFEALSSGYRRSLRFALRVRPVIVLLALGVAGGSYFFFTNLRSELAPVEDRGTITAIGVAPEGATMAFTADYARRVEDYFSKIQEVDSYLVIVGFPDVTRAIAFARLKPWEERHRKQQDLVAQINKGLSQIPGIRLFATNPPSLGQGGANSKPVEFVLRSSDSYAEIKQNVDRLIAEVQGNPALTNIESNLILDKPQIKVSIDRQRAADLGVGVDVIGRTMETLLGGRQVTRFNMNSKQYDVMLQVAGQDRNTPQALQSIYLIGRGGQVVQLSSLVQVEENVAPKELIRFNQLRSATITAVPGAGYSLGDALSVLEQGAAKVLPTSFQTDYSGQSREFKQSGSSILLVFLLALGFIYLVLAAQFESFVDPVVIMVSVPLSLTGALAALYFSGGTLNVYSQIGLITLVGLITKHGILILEFTNQLREEGRELVDALVEAAELRLRPILMTTGAMVLGAVPLALAEGAGAESRSQIGWVIVGGMTFGTLLTLYVVPVAYSYMARTKHGSRHAPAQAHPQPAE
- a CDS encoding efflux RND transporter periplasmic adaptor subunit translates to MQRFLLLILVAGLAGGGYYGYRNHFKGSGQQAQAQATGPGQAAGVPVEVGAIELSSVNEEVEALGTLAADESVVIAPEMAGRVVALGFKEGEKVARDQKLVMLDTAMLDAELKQAQADLSLARDTHDRNRSLVQRGSGTQVALEQATAQLASQEAKIQLVQAKLALATIKAPFTGVVGLRAVGVGDYVSVGKQLITLTNIDPIKVDFRVPEIFLTQVKVGQPIQLKVDAVPDRPFTGQVFAIDPVVDVNGRAVRLRATIPNADLVLKPGLFARVTVVVDKRDNALLVPETAVVPDGVGKAIFVIENGKARRMPVELGKRLLGKVEIVKGLKPGMQIVTAGQMRLRDGSTVAIKEKASVQTSSLPGAVQPGVAQQ